The nucleotide window CATTCGTTGCAAATGAAGTAACAACTTtaactgtgtgtatgtatagttattgcacatgtgtgtgtatcagtcatttcatattttttcaaataaagtgCGAACAGGTAGCAAAACACATGTGAAGAGTCATGTTCAAatgttgtttgtcattttcgGCTCGTATAGGAAAgtttaaaacaaccacaaccttcactctaGAGCAATcagtctttaaatttaaaagaaattcacaatgtgacatttattgtgataattaacaatattgacagatttttttgtCATATCGTCCACCCCTATTCAAAGTTATTAGTTGATTATCTATAGAGCAGCAGTTAATTCTTTTaatattaatcaattaatcgTTATAGCTCTGTACTGTTTCTACTACTGCCTGAGGTTGAGCGAGGATTTTGaagatgcttttctttgttgtaCTTGAAGGTTTGGGATCGCCGCCTACAGAGAGTACAGCAGCGTCGGCAGATACTCGAATATCTCCCTGTCCTCGCCGCTGCCTGGGATCCCTAAGCCAGTGTTTGCATCCGTGGATGGTCACGAGAAATACGAGACCAAGATCACTACTCTAGAAAATGGCCTCAAAGTTGCTTCACAAAACAAGTTTGGTCAATTTTGCACAGTTGGAAGTAAGTTGCAGGATTCATATGCTAATTTTAATTTCTATAATTTGTTCAGGATCTGGCTGAAGTAAATtaaggattctttttttttttctcttttagttTTAGTAAACTCGGGATCCAGATATGAAGCAAAATACCCAAGTGGAATAGCACATTTCGTAGAGAAACTTGCCTTTTCTGTAAGTACTTCCACTTGTACTTCCTTTggcaaaaaaaatgttatgttaacAGTAAGGccgaataaagaaaataaaaggtgGTCATCTTACATCAACTCCTGTTGACAACAGTCTGTTTTATCCTCAAAGTCTACAGCTCAGTATGGAAGCAAAGATGAAATCCTGCTGACGCTGGAAAAGCACGGAGGAATATGTGACTGCCAATCATCAAGGTAGGAAATCTTTCACCTGTCTCAGTGTTGTAAAGTCTAACACTTGTATATTCATGCTGTCCAAGTAGAAGCTTGTTATTTCCTCTGTTATTAGTAACACAGCTCTTTGGGATGcgttttattttcctgtgcaGAGATACAACCATGTATGCAGTGTCTGCTGAAGTGAAGGGTCTGGATACAGTGGTTAGTCTTCTCTCTGATGCTGTACTACAGCCTCGCCTACTGGGTAAGTCAAAtaacgactgtgtgtgtgtgtgtgtgtgtgtgtgtgtgtgtgtgtgtttgtttgtttgtttgtttgtgtaagtgcaagcaaaataactcaacaacaaaTGGACAGGTTTATACCACCTGCGAGGTGTCTGCACCAGTGTTtgagtgaaagtgaaatgtgttgtttccatGCAGATGATGAGATTGAGATGACCAGAATGGTGGTGCGCTTTGAGTTAGAAGACCTAAACATGAGGCCGGACCCTGAACCTTTACTCACCGAGATGATCCACGCTGTGAGTCACACATGGTTCTGACACTACAACACTACCTCTCTGTTAAAGTAACCTGGAATAATCCAAGATCTTTATCAGTGTCTTATAACACCCAGAGAGTTAATTATGGGGGGGCTGCAGCTTTTTGGGGTGAATTGTAACATGTCAGAAAGTTTTTACAAGTTTTCTGTCAAGCTCAACCTgtagattaaagattaaaaagcttttcataACTCCATCAAACAAAGAGGCAAACTAATGTTAGAATTTGAAGATGTCACCACtaaacacattatatatttgtttatttttgtactcGTGTTTGTAGAATCTCACCACTACGTCTTGGTCATATAAAGGTTTCTATGTAACTGCACGACAACAGAAGTAAAAGCCCAAAGTTGTAATTTGTCTTACTGAAGTGTCTTCGAACATGTTGTTTCCAGGCTGCATATCGAGGCAACACGGTCGGACTGCCGCGCTTCTGTCCCACAGATAACGTGGAAAAGATCGACAGGAAAATGCTTCACAGTTACCTGAGTAACTACTACTGCCCTGAGCGGATGGTGTTGGCCGGCGTGGGCATCGAGCACGAGCAGCTGGTGGAATGTGCCAGGAAGTACCTGCTGGATGTGAGGCCGGTGTGGGGAGCGAGCGGCGTGTCCAACGTGGACCTGTCCGTAGCACAGTACACGGGGGGCATCGTCAAGGTGATTCATCGGTTTTATTGTTGACATCTTTGTACCAGATTTGGGCCCAAACGTATTTTCAGGCGCAAAGGTTTCCAGCTTTTAAATGGTGGAAAAGATAATAAAAGATCTGTTCACATTAACAGAATCATGTGGAACAGAACAACAACCATAAAAAAAATGCGTCTAAtgctttaaatacaaaaacacacagataacgTTTTCACGGCACTACACAGTTTGCTGTCATGTAGATAAATATTGATGGACAAATTAATCTATATTTGGTCCAAGTCTAGTGTTAGTTATTTTTAGTTATTAAAGAAAATCTTCTTTTTTGGCTGTATTTACGAAGGATGGAATTTGAGTTAAAAGTGGAAATTCTGCTTCAAGCACtactttaatttattaataaGATATAAGGTTTAATAacaacatcttttttttcacctgTTAGATGGAGAAGGACATGTCGGACGTGAGCCTCGGCCCCACCCCGATCCCAGAGCTCACCCACATCATGATCGGCCTGGAGAGCTGCTCCTTCCTGGTGGGTGTTTGTGGAGCTTTCCTTCAGTCAGTTGTGTGATGCCTGTTATCTACAAACCTTTTTAAGAAGTGCTTCCTGTTTTTCCCTTTCCAGGAGGAGGACTTCATCCCCTTCGCAGTGCTCAACATGATGATGGGTGGAGGAGGCTCCTTTTCAGCAGGAGGACCCGGTAAAGGCATGTTCACCCGCCTCTACCTGAACGTGCTCAACAGGTCAGCATCTCTGTGCATTTTAGTTTCAGCCTTTGCTTCACAAATACAACTCCAGACAACAGGTTTTATTCATTGTGACTAATTTGGCTTATCTGTTGTAGGCATCACTGGATGTACAACGCCACCTCCTACCATCACAGCTATGAGGACAGCGGTCTGCTGTGTATCCATGCCAGTTCAGACCCCAGACAGGTTGGTACTGAGCCCAGACACCAGCAGAGTGTCTTCTGGTTCTTGTAATTTGACCCTTAGTCAAGGTCCTTAATGCTACCTCCTCCGatatgtcatatatatatatacacacactaatACCGGTATTGAACGTGTTGTCTTAGTGAAAACCATTCCTGTTAATGGTTAATAGCTCGTTTGTTCATTTGTTGCATACATTCATTTCTTCAGGTGCGGGAAATGGTGGAAATA belongs to Hippoglossus stenolepis isolate QCI-W04-F060 chromosome 9, HSTE1.2, whole genome shotgun sequence and includes:
- the pmpca gene encoding mitochondrial-processing peptidase subunit alpha; this encodes MATHMSRCRSWSRVQRFGIAAYREYSSVGRYSNISLSSPLPGIPKPVFASVDGHEKYETKITTLENGLKVASQNKFGQFCTVGILVNSGSRYEAKYPSGIAHFVEKLAFSSTAQYGSKDEILLTLEKHGGICDCQSSRDTTMYAVSAEVKGLDTVVSLLSDAVLQPRLLDDEIEMTRMVVRFELEDLNMRPDPEPLLTEMIHAAAYRGNTVGLPRFCPTDNVEKIDRKMLHSYLSNYYCPERMVLAGVGIEHEQLVECARKYLLDVRPVWGASGVSNVDLSVAQYTGGIVKMEKDMSDVSLGPTPIPELTHIMIGLESCSFLEEDFIPFAVLNMMMGGGGSFSAGGPGKGMFTRLYLNVLNRHHWMYNATSYHHSYEDSGLLCIHASSDPRQVREMVEIITREFIQMAGNAGEMELARAKTQLKSMLMMNLESRPVIFEDVGRQVLSTGKRKLPHELCDLISNVTASDIKRVTTKMLRSKPAVAALGDLTELPSYEHIQAALSSKDGRLPRMYRLFR